One stretch of Lytechinus variegatus isolate NC3 chromosome 17, Lvar_3.0, whole genome shotgun sequence DNA includes these proteins:
- the LOC121430521 gene encoding uncharacterized protein LOC121430521, which produces MSTSDKCYQSPNEKEVFAATLGDMCNQTKEDKHEYRRLQIIISAVIVPVVAIIVAIIGCMVHRRHRHRRLGRQPTTSPPEANQVKEVPSDTSDTNETLDRFTQESVLHVYAEADQCFFSTQATRNKFQRNSDPDPSQEGSDETMDAVPGNKGYHGYVDMHSKGSRSRGDKTVRDSMTDAHGYVIQDGPGMHYEAVASRIAKL; this is translated from the exons ATGTCGACGAGTGACAAGTGTTACCAATCACCCAACGAAAAAGAAG TCTTTGCTGCCACATTGGGCGACATGTGTAACCAAACAAAAGAGGACAAACATG aatacaGACGACTTCAAATAATCATCAGTGCTGTGATTGTTCCCGTTGTAGCTATCATCGTTGCAATCATAGGGTGCATGGTGCATCGACGACATCGACATCGCCGACTTGGAAGACAACCCACGACAAGTCCGCCCGAAGCTAACCAGGTTAAAGAAGTTCCTTCCGATACCAGCGACACGAATGAGACATTGGATAGGTTTACGCAAGAATCGGTTTTGCATGTCTATGCAGAAGCTGACCAATGTTTTTTCTCGACTCAAGCAACACGAAACAAGTTCCAGAGAAATTCAGATCCGGATCCGAGTCAAGAAGGTTCTGATGAGACCATGGATGCTGTTCCAGGCAATAAAGGGTATCATGGATATGTCGACATGCATTCTAAGGGGAGTCGGTCTAGGGGAGACAAAACGGTTCGAGATAGCATGACTGATGCACATGGATACGTTATCCAAGACGGACCTGGTATGCATTACGAGGCAGTGGCGTCTCGAATTGCAAAGTTATAA